In Piliocolobus tephrosceles isolate RC106 chromosome 10, ASM277652v3, whole genome shotgun sequence, a single window of DNA contains:
- the STX2 gene encoding syntaxin-2 isoform X4 — protein sequence MRDRLPDLTACRKNDDGDTAVVVEKDHFMEDFFHQVEEIRNSIDKITQYVEEVKKNHSIILSAPNPEGKIKEELEDLNKEIKKTANKIRAKLKAIEQSFDQDESGNRTSVDLRIRRTQHSVLSRKFVEAMAEYNEAQTLFRERSKGRIQRQLEITGRTTTDDELEEMLESGKPSIFTSDIISDSQITRQALNEIESRHKDIMKLETSIRELHEMFMDMAMFVETQYLFSDCLQGAYITVITRRNV from the exons ATGCGGGACCGGCTGCCAGACCTGACCGCG TGTAGGAAGAATGATGATGGAGACACAGCTGTTGTGGTTGAGAAAGACCATTTCATGGAGGATTTCTTCCATCAG gTTGAGGAGATTAGAAACAGTATTGATAAAATAACTCAATATGttgaagaagtaaagaaaaaccaCAGCATCATTCTTTCTGCACCAAACCCAGAAGGAA aaataaaagaagagcTTGAAGATCTgaacaaagaaatcaagaaaactgCAAATAAAATTCGAGCCAAGTTAAAGG CTATTGAACAAAGTTTTGATCAGGATGAGAGTGGGAACCGGACTTCAGTGGATCTTCGGATACGAAGAACCCAG CATTCGGTGCTGTCTCGGAAGTTTGTGGAAGCCATGGCGGAGTACAATGAGGCACAGACTCTGTTTCGGGAGCGGAGCAAGGGCCGCATCCAGCGCCAGCTGGAGATAA CTGGGAGAACCACCACAGACGACGAGCTGGAAGAGATGCTGGAGAGCGGAAAGCCGTCCATCTTCACTTCCGAT attATTTCAGATTCACAAATTACTAGACAAGCTCTCAATGAAATCGAGTCACGTCACAAGGACATCATGAAGCTGGAGACCAGCATCAGAGAGCTGCATGAGATGTTCATGGACATGGCTATGTTTGTGGAGACTCAG TACTTATTTTCAGATTGTCTGCAAGGAGCATATATTACAGTAATAACTAGGAGAAATGTCTGA